A window of Campylobacter ureolyticus contains these coding sequences:
- a CDS encoding tetratricopeptide repeat protein, translated as MKKTIILSILLSLSLNASEKARDYFSENLNIDDGHQAFVENKYEKSKEIWTKLCNENDGKSCTNLAWLLDNGLGVEVDKQEAIKFYEKGCELNSPEGCSNIAMMYFRGEVVEMDFEKAFKYYEKACELNHPLSCAQVGYMYEFGDGVETNIHKTFEYYDKSCQLGYGEGCTNLGALYANGNGIKIDIEKASEYFAKGCDLGHEQGCKYETQLKELKLKGEI; from the coding sequence ATGAAAAAAACTATTATTTTATCTATTTTATTATCACTTAGTCTAAATGCAAGTGAAAAGGCAAGAGATTATTTTAGTGAAAATTTAAATATTGATGATGGACATCAAGCATTTGTTGAAAATAAATATGAAAAATCAAAAGAAATTTGGACTAAACTTTGTAATGAAAACGATGGCAAAAGCTGTACAAATTTAGCATGGCTTTTAGATAATGGTTTAGGTGTAGAAGTTGATAAGCAAGAAGCTATAAAGTTTTACGAAAAAGGCTGTGAGCTAAATAGTCCAGAAGGTTGCTCAAACATAGCAATGATGTATTTTAGAGGTGAAGTTGTAGAAATGGACTTTGAAAAAGCTTTTAAATACTATGAAAAAGCTTGTGAGTTAAACCACCCTTTATCATGCGCGCAAGTTGGATATATGTATGAATTTGGTGATGGTGTAGAGACAAATATCCATAAAACTTTTGAATACTATGATAAATCATGCCAACTTGGATATGGTGAAGGATGTACAAATTTAGGAGCTCTTTATGCAAATGGAAATGGTATAAAAATAGATATTGAAAAAGCTAGTGAATACTTTGCAAAAGGTTGCGACTTAGGACATGAGCAAGGTTGCAAATATGAAACACAACTAAAAGAGTTAAAGTTAAAGGGTGAAATTTAA